Below is a window of Bordetella genomosp. 9 DNA.
GCCGCCCTTCTGGGCCTGGTTCATGTCGGTGGTCTTGGCGGCCTTGGCAACCGCGGCTTTGATATTGAATGCCATGCGTGTGAATTTCCTCTTTAAAGGGAACGTTCGTAGCTCGGGATGTGCTTCCCGATGAATCGCTTGCGCACCCAGGGGCGCAGCGCCTGTACTGCCTTGTCGAAATTGGCCGTCTCGATTTCCTTTTCCTCGGCCATGCTGCTGCCCCACACCGTGTCCGATGGCACGCCCAGGGGCAGCTCCCACTTGAACCACCATTCGATGAAGGTGCTCGCCTCCTCCATGCACACATGCAGGAGAGCCGCGACCTTGCTACGGACCGACTTGTGAGCGTCGGCGTACTCGGCATCATGGACCTGGTTGACCAGCAAACCCTTGCCGTCAAAGTTGCGGAAGTGGTAGAACGCGCGGACGGACAGCCACATCGCTGCCTTGGCCCACTCGCCACCCGTGCCCTGCACCTCGTAGTTCTTGATTTCCGTGGGCATGAAGCCGGAGCGTTCCCGCCCACGTTCGATCAACCACTTGGGCGCGGGGTGCTCGCGGTAGCAGTACCGCTTGCCGTCCGGCGTCACGCTGTAGCCCTTGCCCAGCTGGATGTTCAGTCCCGGAATCTCGGGGTGCTGCACGGTCAGCCCGGTGGGTACGCGGGACTTCCGAATCTCCTTCGCCTTGTCTTCGAAGTACGGCTCGATTTCCGGGTAGCGCGCGTTCTCCGCGTCGGCCAAGGCCTGCACGTCCGCCTCGGCCATCTTGGTGGACTGGGCGATCTTCTTGACGCCCGCGCCGTAGGCCCGCTGGAACGAGAACACCTTCGCTCCGGTGCGCTTGTAGTCCCAGTCCTTTTGCAGCTCGGGCTCCACGTCCTTGCCCTTGCACAGCCGGTACACCTCGTCGTACTCCATGCCCTCTTTCACAGACAGGCGCATGACGTGCATATCGACGCCCGCCTTCAAGTCCGCGATCAGCTGTGCGCAGCGGGTCAGGATGGCCTGGACGTACACCTCCAGCGAGCTAAAGTCGGACTGGATGATTACCCCGTCCTTGCCGAAGCGCGACTTGAACACCGTCTTGGCCTCGGACTTCTGGCCCTTCGGGATGTTCTGTAGGTTCGGGTTGGAACTGGAAAGCCGCGCCGTCACCGTGCTGGTGTGGTTCAGCATGTGGTGGATGATGCTGTCCAGCTGGACCAGGGTGAGCATGCCCTTCTGGTTCCCGTCTTCATCGGTCGTGATGAAATAGGTGCCCAGGTCCTTGGTCAGCTTGACCACCTGGCCCAGCGTCTTCAGGAACGGTACATCCGTGTTCTGCGTGAGGATGTCCATGACCTCGGACGCCGTGCTATACACGCCCTTGTCCGCGCCTTCCCAGGCGGGGTCCGGCTTGGTAAAGCCCTCGAACGTGTAGTAGTGCGGCTCGATGCGGGTCTTGGGTCCGCGCTCGATGTCCGGCACCGTCACCTGCTTGGTCTTTATCTCACCCTTGTTCCTGCCTCCGGCGTACCGCTGTACGTTCCACGCCTTGCCTTGCGCCATGTCCGCGAGGACTTTATCCAGCGGCCAGGACGGTAGCTCCGGGCTGTTCAGCAGCGCGTGCAGCTCCTTCTTCTGGTAATAGGTCCGATTCCCGTCCTCGCCCAGCACCAGGGCCGGCGCGTCGTACTTGACGGTGCCGCCAAAGATCAGGGCCGACTTGTGGAAGCGGCTATTCCAGTTGAACTCGAAGGGCAGCCCCTCGGGCAGGAACGTCTCCAGTTGCAACGTGGCCTCGGCCAGCTTCTTCGCAAGCTTCTCGGCCAGCTCCAGGCCCAGCTGTTTGTCAACGTGCATGCCGTTGCGCTCGCATTCGATAGTGAACACGAGCGCGCCCATGTTCAGCAGGATGCTGCGCAGCTGCCCGGACTGTTTCGCCCGCAGCCATTGACCTCGGAAAACCCTCTCGGTGTTTCCGATGTCACCTTCCTCGAACCCCTGCTCGGTTTCGCGGCCGGCCAGGTAGCGCAGCAGCAGGTCCTCGGGGATGTCGATGGTGTCCACGCCTGAGTCCCACAAGGCCTTAACCTCGTCCAGCTTGACGTTGCCACCGTAGGCCGGCGCAATCTCGTCCAGGGACAGCATGTGGCTGGACTGCTCCATGCCGGCCAGCAGGTACTCGGCCAGCTGGATGTCCCATATCATCCCGCCCGCGTTGATGTAGTCCATCCACGCTTGCAGGTTGTGCTCGGGGCGCGAGTTGGGATTCGCCAGGGCATACAGCAGGTCGAACTTGATGTTCTGGCCCACCAGCAGCTTTGTGCCCTGTAGGTGCTTGGTGAACCAGTCTTGCGGCAGCGCCTTGCAGGCGGCTACGCGGGACTCCTGGTCATCGCCATCCGGGAAGTAGTCGGACGGCGTGACGCCGCCCTTCATCTCCTTGCTGAGATTGCCGACCTGCCAGCCTTGGCATACGATGTAGTTCTCAGCGGAGAACGGGTTCGCCTTGCGCTTGAACTCCGTCTTGGTGGATGTCTCCAGGTCCCATACGCGGTAAGGGGTGCCGCTCAAGCTTCTGCCGTAACGGCCTCTACGCCGCTGTAGTGTGCCGTACTGTCGCCGTAGCTGTCGTAATCGACGGCAACGTCGCCCCATTCGTCCAGACTGAAGGACACCACGTCGCGCAGGTCCATCTCCGTGCCGTCCTTAAAGCGCAGGTATAGTTTCAAGAAGGGTCCCTCACTCGTGCGCGCTCCGCATCGAACACGACTTCGCGCTGCGGGTCCTTCGGCCCGCCTTCGATGTGGAGCTTGTTCTTCGGGATGCCGATGAATCGCGTGTTCTGCAACTCGGCGGCATTGCTCTTGCCCAGGATCACGATGGCGTCAGCCGCGCCCTGCTTCCCGGTCTTGCTGTCCTTCAGCATGGACATGTCGGGGTAAGGCAAGCCCTCCCCTGCGGCCGATACCTGGGACGTTGCGACGGCGCGGGTGCCGTACTTCACGGCCATGTTTCGCGCCCACTGGTACATCGCCTCCAGGGCCTGGTCCGTGCGCTGCCCGCCGTTGGCTATCTCTCCGCCGAACTTGATGTTGTCGATCATGTCGAACACCACGAGCGCGGACGGGATGCTGGCGATGATGTCCTCGACCTCATGCGACCAGAAGTCGTGAATGTCGAACACGCGGATGATGTCGCTGCGGCCCACGGCCTTGGCGTACGCCTCCTTCAGCGTGCCCTGCTGGTCCAGCTCGTACAGCTCGCTGACCTTCAGGCCAAGCGCGGCCTGGTACAGCCGGCGTTTGATGCGCCTGCCCGGCCCCTCGTTGTTCAGCCAGATGATGCTGCGGTGCTCGTCGGGGTACAGCTTGTCCACCTGCGGGGCCATGAACGTCAGTTCGGAAGCCAGGCCCGTGGTCTTGCCGGCATCGGGCCGCGCGGCGAACACCAGGAAGTCCCCTTCCTGCATCGCCCGCATGGCGCAAGCCAGCGCGGTCATGCGCCAGTGCAGGCCGATGTTGTTCTTGTCCTCGGCCAGCAGTTCGCTGATGTCGTCCAGGACTTCCGGCGGCTTCACCTTGCGGGTGAGCTGCTGCTGGTGGTGCTCGTGGATCGACCGCAGTGCCTCGGTCATGTCCACTTCGCCCTCCTGCCAGCTCTCCAGCATGGTTGCCACCTTGTTGGCCGTGGTGGCGTCGATCAGCCGTTGCAGCAGGCCGGCCTCTACGGTCGGGTCCACGTCCTTGTCGATCTGCTTCAGGCGCTTGCGATACAGCTCCTTCTGCTCGGCGGACAGGGACTTGTGCTTGAGGTTGAACCACAGGGTGAACGGACCGCTGTGGATTTCGGAGCAGTCCGGGTGCTCCTTGAAGAACTTGCCGAAGTCCTTCAGCAGCGTCTGGGTGTTGCCATCCACCGCATCCATGGCGGCGGACGCCAGCTTCTCGTGCCGATCCCGGTACTTCAGAAGCTGGAGCGTGGTTAATTCGAGGATGCGGCCTCCCCTTCCGGGTCACCGTCACCCGTCAGCGCGTCCATGTGCTCGGCGGCGGTAGCCATCTGCTCCTCTGCGTACGTGCGGTTGCGACCAGGACCAAAATGGCGGGCGACTTCGCGGTTTTCGAGGTAGGACTCCAGCGCCTCGCTGAATGTCATCCAGCAGTCACTGCGCCTCACCGGAACCACCTCACGGCTTGGTCGATAATCACGAATGCCACGAGGATGCCGGCCACCCAGGGCAGCCAGGGACCATCAGGCGGGTTGTCGTAAGTGATGGCGAATCTCCCTGTTGGATAGAAGTTTCGGGTCGGCGCGGGACCTGATCCGCCTCGCGTCGATACCCAGGGAAAGCAATTGCTTTGTGATTTCCCGTGCGGCGCGCAAACCCGGTCGGTCGGGATCGAGCCATACGCATACGGGTCGGTGAGTTTCTATGGTTGCGGCCACGCCATCGGATAGGCTGGTACCCATGAGGGACCATGCCTCCGTGGACTGGCCCACGCGGAACGCGCTCAATACGTCCTCGGTAAGCACAAGCGGGTCACCCCGTCCGTACTTAGCGACGAGGTACTGCTTGTCCACCTTGGGATTGATGTACTTGGGCCGAGCCGATGCGCGGGTCCACGTCACGTCCCGGGCCTGCCAGTAGATGAGGTTGCCGTCCGGGTCGAACAGCGGCAGTACCAGGCGTCCGCTCGGCTCATGCCAATACGCGCCCAGCTCCTCTATCTCTGGCAGGCCCACGCCGGCCTTGAACAGCCACACCTTGGCGGCTGCCGGCCATGCCGATACGTCGAACTCCGGTGGGCCTGGAAGATGGGTTACGGTTTCCAGGGCGCTGTCCACGGACTCCTCGCGCTTCAGGCGCGCGAGTCGATCCGCAAAGGACTCCACCGGTTTGTCCTCGACGCCGGCCTCATCGCATCGAAAGCACCAGGCCCGCCAGCGTGTCGCCTCATGTGACAGCCGAAGGGTCTTGCCGTCGCCGCACGAGTGGTTGACGCGGGTGCTGCGCCCTTCGGGCAGGGCCTGGCACGCGGCCAACCATTCGCGCTTATCGAGCAACTACGCCCAGGTATAGCGCGTAGATGCCCAGGCCGCTCGCCGCGGCGAATGCCACCACCAAGATGACGCCGATAAGAGCCATGGACACGTCATTGGCGGTGTCGGACCACTCGTGCAGCCGGTCGCGCCACGTACGCTTATACGGCCACATACTGCGACACGTTGCGGTTCGTCTCGGGGTTGTAGCGGGTGCCGTCGATCTTGACTCGCCCCGCCTTGACCAGCTCGGTAAGCCGGCCCGTCACGGAGCTGACGCGCATCGGGTGCAGGAGCGACACAATCTCGTCCTTGATGAGCGGCCGGTCCATGAGGCGCAGACACTCCACGATCTTGTCGTGCTGCCGCACATCCGCGCCGCTGGCCCGCATGGCGTTGAACGATGCGACTTGCGTCGCGGGGGCGCTCATTCGTCAATCTCCACGATGCGCTGCTCGCGGGCCACGAGGCAGCCCACACTGCGGACTTCCAGCAGCTCGAATTCCACGTCTACCGTGCAGTCCTTGCGGACGTGCTCCACCGCCTCGGCCCTCGTGGCAAACACTATCGGCTCATCGCCTTCCCACCCCACGTCCATGCGTCGCACCATGTACTCCGCCTTGGACGTCACCAGCTCGAAGCGGTCGGCCAGTACTTCAGTCTCGCCGCCCGCCAAGTCCACGAACTGGTCGCCGGCGTAGTCGGAGACGTTAGCCACCGTGTGAACCGTGCCAACAGGCCCGAGACTCGGCTTCTCCGGATAGCCCCGCGGGCTCAGCCGCGCCACGCGTACTTTGTCCCCCCGCCTTGAACTTGTGCGCGCTCACGCCTTCACCTCTTCCAGTACGCGGGCCACCTTCACGGTCTTGACCGGGACGATTTCGACGATTTGGAACTCGATGTCCGTACCTGCGCCGCCCAGCACGTACTGCTCGACCTCTTCCAGGCTGCCGAAGACCTTCCCGCCTTTGACGTGCTTGCTCCGATACGTGAACTCGCGCGGCTGCTCGGGCACCAGCTCGAACCTGCCGACATCCACATTGTGCCCGGGGTAGCTTTGCTCGAACTCCTCCAGCCGGATGTAGCCAGCGGGGTTGCTGTGGCCCGCCGCCGGGTTGCTGACCGTGAACACCTCGCCGGGCTGAATACCCAACCATCCGCCACGCAGAGCCCGGACCTTGTCGCCCTTCTTGAACTGTGCCATTACAGCGCGCCCCCGATCTGCTGGGCTTCCGCCTGGGCGGCCTGGGCCGCGTAGTGCGCCAGGGTGGACGCCTTGTGCGCCTTGCCCTTCGCTTCCTGCTCCGCCACGCGGGCGGCGTTGGTGATCGCCATGGCGGCGCGGTGTTGATCGGTGGCGCGGTCGGCCGCACGATTGGCGGCGCGGACGCGGTTGCCCAGCGCCTGGCAGTGCAGCTTGACGCCGATACGATGGACGCGGCGCGTCGCGGAGAGGATCAGAGTGGAGAGGGACATTTAATGCTCCTGTGGTTGCGGCGCTTACTGCGCCAGTGAGTGCTGCGTTGGTTAGAGTCAGCCGAACATGCGGAGGGCGTGCGACTTGCGCGTGCAGATACGCCATTGGCGTGC
It encodes the following:
- a CDS encoding DNA polymerase, producing the protein MSGTPYRVWDLETSTKTEFKRKANPFSAENYIVCQGWQVGNLSKEMKGGVTPSDYFPDGDDQESRVAACKALPQDWFTKHLQGTKLLVGQNIKFDLLYALANPNSRPEHNLQAWMDYINAGGMIWDIQLAEYLLAGMEQSSHMLSLDEIAPAYGGNVKLDEVKALWDSGVDTIDIPEDLLLRYLAGRETEQGFEEGDIGNTERVFRGQWLRAKQSGQLRSILLNMGALVFTIECERNGMHVDKQLGLELAEKLAKKLAEATLQLETFLPEGLPFEFNWNSRFHKSALIFGGTVKYDAPALVLGEDGNRTYYQKKELHALLNSPELPSWPLDKVLADMAQGKAWNVQRYAGGRNKGEIKTKQVTVPDIERGPKTRIEPHYYTFEGFTKPDPAWEGADKGVYSTASEVMDILTQNTDVPFLKTLGQVVKLTKDLGTYFITTDEDGNQKGMLTLVQLDSIIHHMLNHTSTVTARLSSSNPNLQNIPKGQKSEAKTVFKSRFGKDGVIIQSDFSSLEVYVQAILTRCAQLIADLKAGVDMHVMRLSVKEGMEYDEVYRLCKGKDVEPELQKDWDYKRTGAKVFSFQRAYGAGVKKIAQSTKMAEADVQALADAENARYPEIEPYFEDKAKEIRKSRVPTGLTVQHPEIPGLNIQLGKGYSVTPDGKRYCYREHPAPKWLIERGRERSGFMPTEIKNYEVQGTGGEWAKAAMWLSVRAFYHFRNFDGKGLLVNQVHDAEYADAHKSVRSKVAALLHVCMEEASTFIEWWFKWELPLGVPSDTVWGSSMAEEKEIETANFDKAVQALRPWVRKRFIGKHIPSYERSL
- a CDS encoding AAA family ATPase produces the protein MDAVDGNTQTLLKDFGKFFKEHPDCSEIHSGPFTLWFNLKHKSLSAEQKELYRKRLKQIDKDVDPTVEAGLLQRLIDATTANKVATMLESWQEGEVDMTEALRSIHEHHQQQLTRKVKPPEVLDDISELLAEDKNNIGLHWRMTALACAMRAMQEGDFLVFAARPDAGKTTGLASELTFMAPQVDKLYPDEHRSIIWLNNEGPGRRIKRRLYQAALGLKVSELYELDQQGTLKEAYAKAVGRSDIIRVFDIHDFWSHEVEDIIASIPSALVVFDMIDNIKFGGEIANGGQRTDQALEAMYQWARNMAVKYGTRAVATSQVSAAGEGLPYPDMSMLKDSKTGKQGAADAIVILGKSNAAELQNTRFIGIPKNKLHIEGGPKDPQREVVFDAERARVRDPS
- a CDS encoding toprim domain-containing protein, with the protein product MLDKREWLAACQALPEGRSTRVNHSCGDGKTLRLSHEATRWRAWCFRCDEAGVEDKPVESFADRLARLKREESVDSALETVTHLPGPPEFDVSAWPAAAKVWLFKAGVGLPEIEELGAYWHEPSGRLVLPLFDPDGNLIYWQARDVTWTRASARPKYINPKVDKQYLVAKYGRGDPLVLTEDVLSAFRVGQSTEAWSLMGTSLSDGVAATIETHRPVCVWLDPDRPGLRAAREITKQLLSLGIDARRIRSRADPKLLSNREIRHHLRQPA